The Thermococcus eurythermalis genomic sequence TGCGAAGGCCGAGGCGAGCAAGGTAAAGAGCCTGTCGAGGCTCATAATCAAGTCCTTCGAGAGCGAAGGATTATACCTTGACGCGAACATCGAGTCCGCCCTCTACGGCCTCGTTGCGGTTCACGGTCCGCCTGAGGTTCTTAAGGCAGGGGACATCTTTGAGGCCCTCGACTACCTCACGAACAAAATCAGGGGCAAGCAGATTTTCCGCGGCTTTTACCCAGACCCCCGCGAGAGGGAAGTTGAGGTTGTAACCCTCCTGAGCGGCATCTACGACAGCAAGAGCATCGAGGAGATAGTCAGGACTGCCAAGGAGTACGCAAAGTCGTTCATGCAGGCAAAGAAGGAGGCCGAGACTAAGAAGAGCGAGCTCCTCAGCGGTCTGCCCGACTTCGATGACCTTTATCCGGGAGGGGAGGTCTACGATGTATCCTCGCCCAGGCTGGAGGAGGTCGCGAAGAGGCTGAGGAGGGGAGCCCATGACTGACCCAGTGAAGGACTCGGTCGAGGCCGCCCTCGAACTCGACGAGAAGTCCGTTTATTCCCACATCGCCCACGAGAGCGCCGAGGACATAGTCAGGATTATCTCGTCCCTTGATGCCGAGAGGGCAAAGCTCAAGGGGGAGGTCATCTACTACACCGACGACTGGGACGCCCTGATACGCGAGAGGATAGCGAAGGGAAAGAGGCACACCGCCTTCGACTTTTACAACCCCGCCCTGCTCGACATCTGGGAGGAGAAGGTAAAGCACGGGAAGAAGCTCCGGATGTTTGAGAGGGTGTCTTACGCGGTTCTTGGAGCGTTTGTTGCCTTGACGGGTATTGCCACCGTTATCACGGGCTCCCCGCTTATCCTGCTCGCAGTTTCTGCACTGCCCCTTGCCCTGGTTGTAAGGGACAGGGTAAGGGACTCACTTGACCTGATTTACTACGAGCTGACCCAGTTCTTCATAGACGAGCTCAGGGAGATTGTTTCAAAACACGGGCTCAACCCTGAGAGGTACAAGTTTAAGCTCTTCACCGGCGGCTACTTTGGAGTAAAGACCCGGAAAACACCCTCCGGCATATTTGCCGTCGTTGAAAACAAATCCGGGTAGTAACAGTTAAATATAGTTCCGTTATACCTGTTAGTAGGTGGGAGAGTATGGGGCTAGTCCCTAGAAGGCGCGGTCAGATATCTCTTGAATTTATGCTGGTGTTTTCGATAATGCTGATAATGCTACTCTACTCCATAAAAAACGTCGGTTTTGATGAATCTTCACCTTCATCTGAGACCCTGGCCGTTCAAATTGCACTGGAGGAGAAGAGCGTTGCTAACGTGATAGCAGGGGCTGTGGACCAGGTTTATGCCCAGGGGCCTGGTTCGAAGGTAACAGTTTATGCGCATTTCAATCTGCTTCGCAATTCCAAGTATCTCAAAAAAGCGTTTGGCTTAACGTCTCCTCAAGTCCAGCTGATGTTCCTTGGAACTGAGGACTCCCTTTTCCCAGTCGAAGCCGAAAACTCTGTAATCGCGGTGGCAGTTGCTGAAAGTGGCTCTGATCCAGTTATCTCGGGCTCTACCAGGACTGGGGTCTGGGTTCAGACGTACTTCCTTTATAACTCAACGTCCAAGCCCCGTTTCCTCGTTTCCTTAAGTCCTAACGACGTTCCCTCTATGATGAAAGTCGTTGTTGAGTGGAATCCTTCGGAGCCCGTCTCCATGGCATATGACCGTGCCTCCAGGACCCTCAAGATAAACATTAGGCCGGGTGGGTGAGATGAGGGGTCAGATAAGCCTTGACTTGCTCTTTGCAGTAACGATAATCTCAATAACAATGCTCAGCGTAATGAACGTTGCCCTGAGTGAGAAGGCGGAAGCGGAGGTCGTTGGGGCTTCAACACAGCTTAAGGCCTTTGCCCTAGACCTGAGAGGAACCGTTGCGAGACTCTACGCGGCCCCAGGCATGACCGTGATGAAGACTGCTCCATTGGAGCTCCAGCCTGGAGACTTGATCAACGTCACTTTAAAGTCGGATGGCCGTCTCATAGTGAAGGCCCACATAGATGGGAGAGACTATGTTGTGATTCAAGAGCTTCAGGTTTTCCCTGGCGTGGATAGTTCTGTTGTTCTGACACCTTCCCGCGAGGAGTTTAAAATAAAATCACGGAGGCTTCCAGATGGTGTCGAGGTCACGGTTACGGCATAAGGGTCAGACCGCTGTGGAGTTGCTTTTCGTAGTTGCGATACTCATAACTGGGATAGTTTACCTTGTCTCCTCCGCTGTTGATGTGAATAATGGAGTCTCCGTGGTGTACGCTTTTAGAACCGCTGGTTCGGACGTCTGTACGTACCTCAACACAGGTGTCGTCGTTAACGATTCGACCCACGCACCCCTTAACAATATCGTCGAGCTCTGGAACTACACTCCGGTCGAATGCAGGTTTGTTGACCTCACAGTGGTTCAGGTAAACGATACGCTCGACGTTTCGATGGTGTACTCGTATCCGGACTCCGCCACCAAGCCTGCCTTTATAGGCAACGTTACAGACTTTCTCAGACTTAAACTATCCTCGGTTCCTGGCTTTAGGCTCGCGGGTAATAAGCTGTATTACGGCGAGATGGGAATTAACCTAACGGTGGTGGTGAGATGAAGCGTGGTCAGCTCCTGAGCTTTGATGCCCTCCTCGCGGTCGTTATCATCATCTTCATGTTAGGTGCGGTTAGCGCTACCTCTGACAACCTAAAGTCCGGCCTTACGAGCCTCCTCGGCTGGTACGATAGAACCAGCATTCCAGATACCATGCTCGACGTGCTCCTTAAAAGTCCGGGAAGCCCACCGAACTGGAGCGAGGATTCCTCTTCACTTGTAGTCCCTGGCCTCAGGGCGTATTCTGACCAGTACGTGGATTACGACAAAGCTGTTGCATTCTTTAATCTCCTTGAGAACAACGATTCGAGATGGGGACATGCCCTTTCAAACCTCAGCCTGGGGCATCCGTTCCTTCTTGACTTTTACCTGGGTAAGTGGGCATTCAAGGCCAATTTCTCGTGGAACCCGAACGTGGGCGGGGGTGTTCCTCCGGGGTTCAACGTGTATAACGGGAGTTGCTCAATAACGGGAAGCGCTCAGCTTTCCTTCGATGACCCCACGATAATTCCCTGTTCCCCGCTCGACGTTAGGGGGTCCACGGATATCACAGCCTCCTCTCACCTCTGTATAGTTGGTCCGGTGGGCGTTGATACCAGGGGCTCCATCACAGTAGACGTCGGTCACTATCCTCCCTCTCAGGAGTACCCCTACCTGGCCATTGGTGGTGACTGGATAATACGAGGTGCCGGTACCGTTCACGTTGCTGGCAACGCCTACGTCCTTGGAGCTCTGGTGGTCCTTGGAGGGGGTTCAAGGGATATTGACATAGCAAAGGACCTGATAATCTACGGTAACACGTCCAATCCCTATATGATTGACATAACCGGTGCATCGGTCAGCATAAATGTTGGTATCGCCGGGTCCAGTCCTGGAAACGTTTACGTCCGTGTTAACGGCATCTGGTACGCCTCCAACCAGACGGGGGTCTGGTACAGGAGGACCGGCAATGGATGGGAGAAAGTTCAGGGAACCCCCGCGGGAATAGTATATAATTCCAAAGTTCTTACGGTCAACGGCTATCCCCTGTCCCCCGATTGGAGGCCCCCTTCTCCCCCCGATTGTCTCAGCTACGGTCAGGGTCAGCCCCTAACAGTTTCTCACATCGAGGGCAACTACACCTACCCCCAACAGCTAAATGGAAGTCAGGT encodes the following:
- a CDS encoding class III signal peptide-containing protein, which encodes MGLVPRRRGQISLEFMLVFSIMLIMLLYSIKNVGFDESSPSSETLAVQIALEEKSVANVIAGAVDQVYAQGPGSKVTVYAHFNLLRNSKYLKKAFGLTSPQVQLMFLGTEDSLFPVEAENSVIAVAVAESGSDPVISGSTRTGVWVQTYFLYNSTSKPRFLVSLSPNDVPSMMKVVVEWNPSEPVSMAYDRASRTLKINIRPGG